One genomic region from Actinomycetes bacterium encodes:
- a CDS encoding BON domain-containing protein, producing the protein MSSDQHQPDPGQVEHAARADGGPEEAVEAALHGSEPSIDVADLHVEQGEDAMPVVEGRVGSEKDREWAIGLARNALGQEVHDALRVDESLPTTAPAEVVSGFEGEGELDPTQGATSLLNPTPDHSGSYDPAEEGEQASGEDPLDESRTAPEYMEPGVEHRRSRGPDEIRGPA; encoded by the coding sequence ATGAGCTCCGATCAGCACCAGCCGGACCCCGGCCAGGTCGAGCACGCCGCCCGGGCCGACGGCGGGCCCGAGGAGGCGGTCGAGGCCGCCCTGCACGGGAGCGAGCCGTCCATCGACGTGGCCGACCTGCACGTGGAGCAGGGCGAGGACGCCATGCCGGTCGTCGAGGGCAGGGTCGGCTCGGAGAAGGACAGGGAGTGGGCGATCGGGCTCGCGCGCAACGCGCTCGGCCAGGAGGTCCACGACGCCCTGCGGGTCGACGAGTCCCTGCCCACCACCGCCCCGGCCGAGGTGGTCAGCGGCTTCGAGGGCGAGGGCGAGCTCGACCCCACCCAGGGCGCGACCAGCCTGCTCAACCCGACCCCCGACCATAGCGGGTCGTACGACCCCGCCGAGGAGGGCGAGCAGGCGAGCGGGGAGGACCCGCTCGACGAGTCCAGGACCGCCCCCGAGTACATGGAGCCCGGGGTCGAGCACCGCCGCAGCCGCGGCCCGGACGAGATCCGCGGCCCGGCCTGA
- a CDS encoding HepT-like ribonuclease domain-containing protein, protein MSRSDDERIADILDAASQITDVVAVGRQVREADLIGLRTVLAHHYHRVDPNQVWIIATKDIPALLAWLSGPQPSASGTRLGRDPASNALCLRTGSAGAGDPSWSAGLWSGVAGG, encoded by the coding sequence GTGAGCCGCAGCGACGACGAGCGGATCGCCGACATCCTCGATGCCGCATCCCAGATCACGGATGTCGTCGCCGTCGGCAGGCAGGTCCGGGAAGCTGACCTCATCGGCCTGCGGACCGTGCTGGCGCACCACTACCACCGCGTCGACCCCAACCAGGTGTGGATCATCGCGACCAAGGACATCCCTGCCTTGCTGGCCTGGCTCAGCGGGCCCCAACCCAGCGCTAGCGGTACTCGGCTGGGTCGTGACCCGGCGAGCAACGCCCTGTGTCTACGCACGGGGAGCGCCGGTGCTGGTGACCCAAGCTGGTCCGCTGGCCTATGGTCGGGCGTGGCGGGTGGTTAG